AATATGGGTGGCAACCCAATGGCACCCCAATCACATGCGCTTGTGGCACCAACTTCACAGTGGAACATGCGTTATCATGTGCAAAAGGCGGCTATCCCTCCATAAGGCATAACGAGATCAGAGACTTCACAGCCAACCTCATGTCGGAAGTTTGCCACAATGTCGCCATAGAACCACACCTACAACCCATCACCGGCGAAATTCTATCAGGTGCATCTGCCAACACACAAGATGGTGCCAGATTAGACGTGGCAGCAGATGGTTTTTGGGGAAGCAGATTTGAGAGAGCATTTTTTAATGTTAGGGTATTCAACCCGTACGCTCCCTCAAACAGGCAACCCCAACTCTCCACAACCTACCACAAGCATGAAAACATAAAGAAGAGAGCTTATGACCAACGAATCAGAGATGTAGAAAACTCGACCTTCACTCCCCTCATCCTGTCAAGTACTGGGGGCCTTGGACGTTCCGCTACCTCCACCTATAAGAGATTGGCATCTCTCCTGTCAACAAAATGGGATCAGCCCTACAGCACCACCATGGGATGGATCAGATGCAGGCTGTCCTTCTCTCTCCTCAGATCAGCCATCACGTGCATTAGGGGGGCCCGATCAAGCCAAGGGCACGCCACCAGACAGCCCCCTATCGACCTAGTGACAAGCGAGTCCCTGGTTCctcgttattattattattgttattattattatccttcttttgtacatgtaatttttCTTAGCCCCGAGATGGAGAGCTTTCACGCCCaaaaaaaaattaaattaaattaaattaatttCCTGTCTATTTCCGGTGCGACACGCATGGGCCGCGTGAAATCtctgtgtttccaatccctctctcctctactatctatggtctaGCTATCCGTCTATCGCTCGATCGGTTAGAAAagaagggtggggctgctgcACTGTTTTGCAGTttttgtgggtgtggctctCCAGGATGAtcatactgagcatgcgcagaaaGCAACTGCTAATAATTAAAGGTCATAATAATAGTGAAAGTTCatgtgatgtccgacctcctaaCCCCAAAATATTGGGCGCGGGAAGCAACGAGCCAGAGGAGCGATCGCGAGTTGTCTTTCAACAAGAACCACTCTTTCACATTTCCTGCATCTGCCACTAAACTGTATTTTCCAATCTATACACACAATGTAAGTGCCAGCTAGCTTAATGCCTGTGAAGCACTGTgtattatgaataattatgatctttcTTATCAGATCTATATACTCAAGCTTAAACCAAGACACACGAGCATAATGGATCTATCTCCATCGACACAAGAGAAGGAACAGCCACAACAAGTGAGCAGTCACAGTCCGTCAGCTCAACACACAAATAAATCACCACTAATTGTGAGTATTCCACGCTCAATAAGAGAACAACATATCACTGACACTACCTCTACTGATACTCGGTTGTGTGGTGATACTCCTTTACAACTAATTGTCAGTATACCGTATCCAATTATGAGAGCACAACGAAATACTCGATCAAATAAACTTATCGTTAGCATTCCATATCCTCCAAGAGAAACACATACAGAACATGAGCAATCCAAACAATCTCACTCTGATATCAACTCCCCACTAGCTAGGAAAAGGTTGCATACTAGAACCAGGGACAAAAAGTGTCAACCTAGCTCCACTTTGCAAGGTGCTAGTCCATCAGATACTCCACCAGCTAAAAGAGTTCACCTCGATATCCCTCATCAGTTGGCAGGTAGCTCACGTCAGTACGAGAGtgatgatacatgtatacagcagtatgaaagTGATAACTCACTGCAATCTGACGATGTACATAGTGAGACTGATGAACATTCTATAGCAAAAAAAGTAACACTAGCTACGTGTAGTAACCAGTTTTTAGAATTCAACGAAATGTACACTGAACTTTACGAAGCCCGTTCAAAATGGTACGACCTAGGCCTAGCACTGGGCCTTGATACAGGTACCCTCGATAGCATTGACATCGAGCATAAGAAATGCAAAACTTGTTTAAGAGAAGTCCTAAAACAACGAGATAACGCCACAAAGTTAACACGGGCAGAAATAGACAAAGCTTTACGACAGCCATCTGTTGAATTGAACACATTGGCTGATAAAATACAAGAAAGTATCTCGACAAAAAAGATATCAACAAGTAGCTCACAGCCTAGCAGTGACCCCACTCCAAAATGTGTTTTGAGGTACATCAGCTTGCTCAAAGACAGGTACAAACAGATATCAACTTTTCCAGACGATTGGCCACCGCCATTGAAAGAGAAATTTACAAAACTAGCTCTAATAGAGAGAAGTACACAGATTCGTTTAACTCAAGCTAAACACCAACCATCAATCGAGTATGATTACGCTACTGGTAATGTGGACAATATTGTTAAGAGAAAGAAAGCGATTACGCTTGAACAGATCTTCGAGGTTTTAATTGACGATAACAAAATAGCTACACCAAACAGGTACATTGTTGTA
This genomic stretch from Halichondria panicea chromosome 16, odHalPani1.1, whole genome shotgun sequence harbors:
- the LOC135349822 gene encoding uncharacterized protein LOC135349822, with amino-acid sequence LSQEKGASNWLTVLPVEEFGLALHKGAFRDALALQYGWQPNGTPITCACGTNFTVEHALSCAKGGYPSIRHNEIRDFTANLMSEVCHNVAIEPHLQPITGEILSGASANTQDGARLDVAADGFWGSRFERAFFNVRVFNPYAPSNRQPQLSTTYHKHENIKKRAYDQRIRDVENSTFTPLILSSTGGLGRSATSTYKRLASLLSTKWDQPYSTTMGWIRCRLSFSLLRSAITCIRGARSSQGHATRQPPIDLVTNLYTQA